A genomic segment from Acyrthosiphon pisum isolate AL4f chromosome A3, pea_aphid_22Mar2018_4r6ur, whole genome shotgun sequence encodes:
- the LOC100164734 gene encoding sushi, von Willebrand factor type A, EGF and pentraxin domain-containing protein 1 isoform X1, whose amino-acid sequence MTLVFAILVAFVSAVGCHTYMPSNEMAKRSYQSYTPYNGTTVQYYLDDVDDIDDEDTDEDDGKADDDDRAYKNPRKLPSSECPRNEDQAAFMGQTCLRKCSSDEDCKSKKKHCLCDGLCGMSCVKPERECDELPNPEHGVVQMTGRLFSDKATYSCEIGYQLIGRDHRTCHATGSWSGVEPFCKQSVFCKSPRVIENAGNNAFADQQTFDVGSEVEYRCKDGFTMRGFARAKCLAMDISASWFGPDITCEPRTCGTPGVIANGWHQGDCSDFGCRVFYKCSDGFELTGKSERLCHSDGYWVPKDLPSCVLVSAVDCGPPESPYNGNAVFTSTSYNSVVSYECKYGYILSGEPTRRCGADGKWSGTTPICQEIDCGSPGELHNGWLENTESGTGLGATIIYRCQDGMLLVGNSSTVCLADGQWRYPPPLCLAPCVVPVIQQGHVNITRSNDSTPYVPKTVGGPILAKHGDKLSVKCNAKYEPAGGNNDLATCNNGTWTYIPKCEPAHCKRLPLIPKNGIVLAPRMGHGAKAKFSCRDGYLLVGDRYTECRYGNWSGETPKCEEVYCTFPGYIDHGKVLLVGSMGVYDYRPYVRKIKNNKQISFECDREYVIESGPVGATCIGGKWSPGYLPKCVPSIHPKLRLSRSIKNSTDINTNELITEKPGFYQIGKLITSIKAWWKRSKRALSAQNQQVMKAKQTSNKDQTAKNPGVNRGSRGRESGDVSFKDYDAEDGNSTIDGEKAQHKGAKGKGKHGKRKVGPCEPLTNSSNVHIEVVRQGKHANVTHSHGTVLKVSCDHGYQPNVVNGTAKCWRTRWKPAKPDCKLKPCLIPYSANGFYSKVEPTYLNVTESTEFMDGEIVTITCFSGFNLKGPSRMECRKGDWDVGTISECTPAPCELPAITHGQYLLGYRAGLTIANGSFVTFQCDPEFIKTTSVSIECVLGRLVPKVPSCKRDGGLFITGADILKKSELGTIDLLSGLRGSCGPPESVHGSMVFRNGELLKDAEKSFPDGTEVTFNCIGNIIDEKVTWRIRCEDGNWIGRSLNCTKPIETMNSTLDNTTCMFRNSEPNVVTFISDTMITNELTEFNAGTTLVSRCSDIGKYAMEGSNRRVCSNGEWSGQRPVCFGLNQENDYALEKPPTILFRHQLGPIAQSNEGRLVVYPGTILHMECLWIKRFGTPKWNVSHSFRKYPEGWTTDPGRDPDLEYRLSIYHASRDDSGLFSCITPTRHTHSVEIIVKAVHCPSIPSKRSLIVGSQNTKLNTRVKFSCARGNNLIGASEIVCLPSGNWSDPIPACEIIECEKIDNLTDPNLRIAVLSRQVGGEIMFSCMQGFGLDGPTHSTCLPTGEWEQPFPTCAAVTCPWPGDPPHGYAAVSQNSYRPGEHVSISCEPYYVLDGQPKLVCGDNGEWSAPMPICVQACPYPGTVIRGRMSTVKFYYAIGDVITFSCDENLKIKGAPVLRCLKHGKWSNSIPTCVSRNETQRTV is encoded by the exons AGAGAGAGTGTGACGAATTGCCGAATCCGGAACATGGCGTGGTGCAGATGACCGGAAGACTATTTAGCGACAAAGCCACTTACAGCTGCGAAATCGGATATCAATTGATCGGCAGAGACCACAGAACTTGCCACGCCACCGGTTCGTGGTCCGGAGTGGAGCCCTTCTGCAAACAAAGTG tGTTCTGCAAATCACCTCGTGTAATCGAAAATGCCGGTAACAATGCTTTTGCGGATCAGCAAACATTCGACGTTGGATCTGAAGTCGAGTACCGATGTAAAGACGGATTTACGATGAGAGGTTTCGCCAGAGCTAAATGCTTGGCAATGGATATATCGGCTTCGTGGTTTGGACCAGATATAACCTGTGAAC CGAGGACTTGCGGCACTCCAGGTGTAATTGCCAACGGGTGGCACCAAGGCGACTGTTCGGACTTCGGTTGCCGCGTGTTCTACAAGTGTTCAGACGGCTTCGAACTCACTGGCAAATCGGAACGTCTCTGTCATTCGGACGGATATTGGGTACCAAAAGATTTACCTTCGTGTGTGC TGGTTTCAGCGGTTGACTGCGGTCCTCCCGAAAGTCCGTACAACGGAAACGCGGTATTCACGTCTACGTCCTACAATTCGGTAGTATCATACGAATGTAAATACGGTTACATACTGTCCGGTGAGCCGACTAGGCGGTGCGGTGCAGACGGCAAGTGGTCAGGCACGACGCCAATATGTCAAg AGATAGATTGCGGATCTCCGGGAGAGCTTCATAACGGTTGGCTAGAGAACACTGAAAGCGGCACTGGTCTAGGCGCGACGATTATTTACCGATGTCAAGACGGAATGCTTCTTGTAGGGAACTCTTCGACAGTGTGCCTTGCCGATGGACAGTGGCGTTATCCACCACCGCTGTGCCTAG CTCCATGTGTCGTGCCGGTTATCCAACAAGGTCACGTGAACATCACTCGGTCAAACGATTCCACTCCTTATGTACCGAAAACTGTCGGTGGTCCCATTTTAGCGAAACACGGTGACAAACTGTCTGTAAAGTGCAACGCCAAGTACGAGCCGGCCGGCGGAAACAACGACCTCGCCACGTGTAATAATGGTACCTGGACCTACATACCGAAATGCGAACCAG cTCATTGCAAACGTCTACCACTGATTCCAAAAAACGGCATAGTTCTGGCACCACGAATGGGTCACGGTGCCAAGGCAAAGTTCTCATGTCGAGATGGCTACTTGCTAGTGGGGGACCGGTACACAGAATGCCGGTACGGAAATTGGTCCGGAGAAACTCCAAAATGCGAAGAAG TTTATTGCACTTTCCCTGGATATATCGATCACGGTAAAGTGTTATTAGTGGGAAGTATGGGTGTTTACGACTATAGACCATATGTCCGCAAGATAAAAAACAACAAGCAAATCTCGTTTGAATGCGATCGAGAATACGTAATCGAATCAGGACCTGTTGGTGCAACTTGTATCGGAGGAAAATGGAGCCCCGGATATCTgccaaa GTGCGTACCATCAATACATCCAAAACTCAGACTCAGTAGATCTATTAAGAATAGTACTGATATTAATACGAATGAACTGATTACGGAAAAACCTGGTTTTTATCAGATTGGCAAATTAATAACCTCTATAAAAGCTTGGTGGAAAAGAAGTAAACGTGCGTTATCAGCACAAAATCAACAAGTAATGAAAGCCAAACAGACTTCTAATAAAGATCAAACGGCCAAAAATCCGGGAGTAAATAGAGGATCCAGAGGTCGGGAATCTGGGGACGTATCATTCAAAGATTATGACGCCGAAGATGGTAACTCTACGATAGACGGTGAAAAAGCACAACACAAAGGCGCTAAAGGCAAAGGCAAACATGGAAAAAGAAAAG TTGGTCCTTGCGAACCTCTAACAAATAGTTCTAATGTACATATCGAAGTTGTGAGACAAGGAAAGCATGCAAATGTTACCCATTCACATGGAACCGTACTCAAAGTGTCGTGTGATCATGGGTACCAACCTAACGTGGTTAATGGAACAGCCAAATGCTGGAGAACTCGATGGAAGCCAGCGAAACCTGACTGCAAactta AACCTTGTTTAATACCATACTCGGCAAATGGTTTTTACAGTAAAGTGGAACCTACGTATTTAAATGTAACGGAAAGCACTGAGTTCATGGATGGTGAAATCGTAACTATTACATGTTTTTCTGGGTTTAACTTAAAAGGTCCTTCAAGAATGGAATGCAGAAAGGGCGACTGGGATGTTGGAACTATTTCCGAGTGCACTCCTg CTCCATGTGAGTTACCGGCTATAACTCATGGCCAATACTTACTTGGATATAGAGCAGGCCTTACCATAGCTAATGGATCGTTTGTTACCTTCCAATGCGATCCAGAGTTCATAAAAACTACATCAGTTTCCATCGAATGTGTGTTAGGTCGATTAGTTCCTAAAGTTCCTTCTTGTAAAagag ATGGCGGGTTATTCATTACCGGTGcggatattttgaaaaaaagcgAATTAGGCACCATTGATCTTTTGTCCGGGCTTCGAGGATCTTGCGGACCCCCAGAATCGGTCCACGGATCAATGGTGTTTAGAAACGGAGAACTGTTAAAAGACGCGGAAAAGAG TTTTCCCGATGGGACAGAAGTGACGTTTAATTGTATCGGAAACATTATAGACGAAAAGGTCACGTGGCGTATACGATGCGAGGACGGAAACTGGATCGGTCGGTCGTTGAATTGCA CGAAACCCATCGAAACCATGAACTCCACTTTGGACAACACCACCTGTATGTTTCGGAACAGTGAGCCCAACGTGGTGACGTTTATAAGTGACACGATGATCACGAACGAGCTGACTGAGTTTAACGCAGGAACGACTTTG GTGTCCCGATGCTCAGACATTGGAAAATACGCAATGGAAGGATCCAACAGGCGGGTGTGTTCGAATGGTGAATGGTCCGGACAACGTCCGGTTTGTTTTGGGCTCAACCAGGAAAACGATTATGCAc TGGAAAAACCGCCAACAATATTGTTTCGCCATCAACTAGGACCAATTGCGCAGAGTAACGAAGGACGACTGGTCGTCTACCCGGGAACGATTTTGCACATGGAGTGTTTGTGGATCAAACGGTTCGGCACTCCGAAATGGAATGTCAGTCATTCGTTTCG AAAGTATCCCGAGGGATGGACTACCGACCCTGGCCGAGACCCGGACCTGGAGTATCGGTTGAGTATCTATCACGCGAGCAGAGACGACTCCGGGCTGTTTTCTTGCATCACCCCTACAAGGCACACTCATTCTGTCGAAATAATCGTAAAAG CCGTGCACTGTCCGTCTATACCGTCGAAACGAAGTTTGATCGTTGGTTCGCAAAACACAAAACTAAACACTCGCGTCAAGTTTTCTTGTGCCAGAGGCAACAATCTGATCGGGGCCTCTGAAATCGTCTGTTTGCCTTCGGGCAACTGGAGCGATCCGATCCCCGCATGCGAGA tCATCGAGTGCGAAAAGATCGATAACCTAACCGACCCGAACCTACGGATAGCCGTGCTCAGCCGCCAAGTGGGAGGTGAAATAATGTTTAGCTGCATGCAAGGATTCGGACTCGACGGGCCCACACACTCGACGTGCCTGCCAACCGGCGAATGGGAACAGCCGTTCCCCACGTGCGCAG CGGTCACTTGTCCTTGGCCAGGGGACCCGCCGCACGGTTACGCGGCCGTCTCGCAAAACTCGTACAGGCCCGGCGAACACGTGTCCATCAGCTGCGAACCGTACTACGTGTTGGACGGTCAGCCCAAGCTGGTTTGTGGGGACAACGGAGAGTGGTCAGCGCCAATGCCAATCT GTGTTCAAGCCTGCCCGTACCCGGGCACTGTGATCCGGGGCCGCATGTCCACCGTCAAGTTTTACTACGCCATCGGCGACGTGATCACTTTCAGCTGCGACGAGAACTTGAAGATCAAAGGCGCCCCCGTGCTGCGGTGCCTCAAACACGGAAAATGGT